Proteins encoded by one window of Rattus rattus isolate New Zealand chromosome 10, Rrattus_CSIRO_v1, whole genome shotgun sequence:
- the Il24 gene encoding interleukin-24, with protein MQTSLRQQILPGLSLILLVLHQVPELQGQEFRFGPCQVTGVVLPELWEGFWTVKNTVKTQDDLTSVRLLKPQVLQNVSDAESCYLAHSLLKFYLNTVFKNYHSKIVKFKVLKSFSTLANNFLVIMSKLQLSKDNAMLPISDSARRRFLLFHRAFKQLDVDVALAKAFGEVDILLAWMQNFYQL; from the exons ATGCAGACAAGCTTGAGACAACAGATTCTCCCCGGCCTGAGCCTTATCCTTCTCGTTTTGCACCAAGTACCAGAGCTTCAGGGTCAAGAGTTCCGATTTGGGCCTTGCCAAGTGACCGGGGTGGTTCTCCCAGAACTGTGGGAGGGCTTCTGGACTGTGAAGAACACTGTG AAAACTCAGGACGACCTCACAAGTGTCCGGCTGTTGAAACCACAGGTTCTGCAGAATGTCTCG GATGCCGAGAGCTGTTaccttgcccacagcctgctGAAGTTCTACTTGAACACTGTTTTCAAAAACTACCACAGCAAAATAGTCAAATTCAAGGTCTTGAAGTCATTCTCCACTCTGGCCAACAACTTTTTAGTCATCATGTCCAAACTGCAGCTTAGT AAGgacaatgccatgcttcccattaGTGACAGTGCACGCCGGCGTTTTTTGCTGTTCCACAGAGCATTCAAACAG TTGGACGTAGACGTGGCTTTGGCGAAAGCCTTTGGGGAAGTGGACATTCTCCTGGCCTGGATGCAGAATTTCTACCAGCTCTGA
- the Fcmr gene encoding fas apoptotic inhibitory molecule 3, producing MGPGLQGTMNLWLWLLYFLPVSGTLKVLPEVRLEVELGGSVFIECPLPQTHVRMYLCRQMTNPAICATVVSNIFVKKEYKRRVTLKPFLDKKLFQVEMTQLTKDDEGIYACGVGTNTDLGKTQKVTLNVRNEFPEYPEPFWDDEPTSEPLPRWWLHRYPEELPWLEMGEHASPSGFIDKVTTLSPKTKAPPVHQPSTNTSVTRHPRVYGASSETPTKPSVLLPATAAFKTSARQASRLLEASYSHHTRLHGERTPHYGSQYGREDRGLHISIPEFHILIPTFLGFLLLVLLGLVVKRAIQRRRAFSRRVGRMTRRMRGRGPSRQIPTQRRDAPQRPRSQNNVYSACPRRAREPDNVGSAEALLLNAPASAPPTLPLVLETSWPHTPSLKMSCEYVSLGHQPAVNVEDQDSNDYINIPGLPHLPSKPPGPRPSGQ from the exons ATGGGACCTGGCCTCCAAGGAACCATGAACCTTTGGCTTTGGTTACTCTACTTCCTGCCAG TGTCTGGGACCCTGAAGGTCCTCCCAGAAGTACGGCTGGAAGTAGAGTTGGGTGGGTCCGTTTTCATCGAGTGCCCACTCCCTCAAACACACGTGAGGATGTATCTGTGCCGGCAGATGACCAACCCTGCAATATGCGCCACTGTGGTGTCCAACATCTTTGTCAAGAAGGAATATAAAAGGCGGGTCACCCTGAAGCCATTCTTGGATAAGAAGCTGTTCCAAGTGGAGATGACACAGCTGACTAAAGATGACGAAGGAATCTATGCCTGTGGTGTGGGCACAAACACAGACCTCGGCAAGACCCAGAAAGTCACCCTGAACGTCCGTAATG AATTCCCAGAATATCCAGAGCCATTCTGGGACGATGAACCGACATCTGAGCCATTGCCAAGATGGTGGTTGCACAGATATCCGGAGGAGCTTCCCTGGCTCGAAATGGGTGAACATGCCAGCCCTTCTGGATTCATAGACAAAG tTACCACACTATCTCCAAAGACTAAGGCCCCTCCAGTTCACCAGCCCTCCACCAACACTTCAGTAACCCGCCATCCCAGAGTTTACGGAGCATCTTCTGAAACACCTACCAAGCCCTCAGTGCTCCTGCCAGCTACCGCAGCCTTCAAAACCTCTGCTCGGCAAGCATCCAGGCTCCTCGAGGCCAGCTACAGCCACCACACCAGACTTCATGGGGAAAG GACACCCCACTACGGTTCACAGTATGGGAGAGAAGACCGAGGGCTTCACATCTCCATCCCAGAATTTCACATCCTGATTCCGACCTTCCTGGGCTTCCTCTTGCTGGTTCTTTTGGGACTGGTGGTAAAACGAGCCATTCAAAGGAGGAGAG CCTTCTCCAGGCGCGTAGGCCGAATGACGAGGAGAATGCGAGGCCGGGGGCCTTCCCGCCAGATCCCTACACAGCGCCGGGATGCCCCGCAGAGGCCGCGCTCGCAGAACAACGTCTACAGCGCCTGCCCGCGGCGCGCACGGGAACCCGACAACGTGG GTTCAGCAGAGGCTCTGCTCCTCAACGCCCCAGCCTCGGCGCCCCCAACCCTGCCACTG GTACTTGAAACTTCTTGGCCCCACACCCCGTCTCTGAAGATGAGCTGTGAATACGTGAGCTTGGGCCACCAGCCTGCTGTCAACGTGGAAGACCAGGATTCAAACGATTACATCAATATTCCTGGCCTACCTCATCTCCCCAGCAAGCCCCCAGGGCCCAGACCTTCAGGCCAATGA